From Acinonyx jubatus isolate Ajub_Pintada_27869175 chromosome E2, VMU_Ajub_asm_v1.0, whole genome shotgun sequence:
TCGTGGACAGTCCCATGGATAGCGAGGACACAGTTGGCAAGGCATTTTGCTTGCGATGTGTCCCAGGAAGATGGCTTTGTCTGTAGCGACAACATCATAGACAGAGGCATCTTCTccggaagaaaatattttcctggcGATGATGTCAGAAGAGGCCTTTTGGTGCCGGAGACGACATCATAAGGGTGAGACTTGTCTCTGCAATGACATTCACAGGAAGGAATCTTTGTCTCTAGGGATGATGTCATAGGGTAAGGCATTGCCTCTGCTGTGACCTCCCAGGAAGAAAGTCTGTGATGACTTCATGGAACATAGACATGGCCGCTAGTGTTGACTTCAGGCGCGGGCCTATTCTTCTGTGGCGGACTGATTAATGGGGAGGAGGTTTTGTCCCTGTGATGACATCACAGAACACAGACATTTTCACTAGTGATGAGCTCACaggcagggctcttcctctgtgatAACGTCATGGGAAAGAGGCCTTGCCTCAAACGGTGACATAGGAGGAGGGATCTTATCTACCGTGACATCCCAGAAGGAGGTTTTGTCTCCGGTGACGATTTCATCCAAAGCAGTGTCCTCGGAGGCAGCCCCCTGGCCACAGGCTGATCCTGGGTCCCAGGCCCCTGGAGTGTGTTGAGGGATCCGGGCTGGGATGGGGGCCCGCGCGAGGCCGCAGCCCCCAAGCCCCCGGGCCTGGCCTCAGACGGTCACCTCGTTCTTGCTGGCGGTGCGCAGGTGCTGCGGCAGGTGGTGGCCGGGGATGAACTGCAGCTGCTCCAGCGTGCCCTGGCGCTGGAAGGGCGGCCTGCGCGCCAgcgtgccccctcccccgccggcgTCCGACAGCCAGGCGGGCTGCGGCGAGCCATGCAGACCGTGGTGGTGGTGCGGGTGCAGGCCGGGCGGCGGGGGCAGCCCGTGCAGCGGCGTGGGGGGCCCCCCGGGTCCCAGCAGCAAGTTGGAATGGGACGCGGCCAGACCCGCGCGGGCGGCGGGCTCGGGGGGCAGCGCGGGGCTGCGCGGGGGCGACAGCAGGTGCTCCCGGCTCTGGCGCAGGGGCTCGGGCGACGAGAGGAGCAGGTGCTCCTGCGACACCAGGCGCGCGCGCGGCAGGGTGAATTCGTAGCGCGCGCGGCCCGCGTCGCCCAGCAGGTGCTCCTGGGACATGACGCGCCGCGGGTTGGGCGCGGGCGCCAGGCCCAGCTCCTCGGGGCCGCCCCAGGCATCCATGCGGTAGCCGCCCCCCGTGCCAGGTCGCCGAAGAGTGTGCAGGGGCAGCGTCCCGCGGGGCATCTCCCCCAGGTGCCGGCGCTTCAGGTAGGCCTCATCCAGATCCTTCTCggctgggggaagagggggaaaggccATACAGGTAAGTCCCCAACCAGTCCAGAACGTGCCCCCGCCCCCCTGGCTTCCGTACATCCCACACCCATGAGGACCCCAGGGATCACCAGAATGCCCTGGTCATTATTAGCCTGGGCACAGGTAGGTGACATAGGTGGTGggatcttatttaaataaaaaaaaattttttttaataaaaaaaaaaattttttttaacatttattcgtttctgaaagagagagacagagtgcaagctggagaggggcagaaagggagacacagaatctgaagcaggctccaggctctgagctgtcagcacagagcctcagtcggggctcgaactcacagaccgcgagatcatgacctgagtcgaagtcggcgcgcaaccgactaagccacccaggcgcccaagtgAGCCTCAAATTTTAGTCGGCCAAAACCATCAGGCTAGGTGTGTGACCAAACGCACATTCCTAGGCCCCACACAGATGGTGGGCCAGTAGATGTGGGGGGGAATTTCCttcgccccgccccccgccccaaattTGGAGATGTGACCTATTTGTGGGTTATGAAGTCAGTTTTGTAGAGGGtgaatggcattttaaaattaactagaatagaaaattttcagaaagcatccacccagggatgcctggctggctcagtcagtgaaacatccgactcttggtctcagggttgtgcgttggagccccacactgggtgtagagattactttaaaaaaataaataaacatttaaaaaagttatttaaaaagaggCATCGGTATACTAGGGTAATAAGGGTAAGCAACCagttcctaaaatttttatttcagttacgtTTGTGTTATTGAAATATTGATGGATGCAGTGACAGTACCTggggtttgttttaaaataatccgCTAAAAGTGGGCTGAAGGGAGTCTAGATTAACAAAATGTTGCTCATTGTTGAGTTGAGCGATGGGAACATGGGGATTCGTTTTACAATCTCTTCTAATGCTGGGCATGTTTGAAAATGTCCATAACAAGTTTCAAAGTTTTGCTGTAactaaaaattatacatattatgtGTGTCTCAGGGGTCATGATATAAAAAGCATTTCTTAATGTGGCTCtcagtttaaatctttttttttttttaatgtctatttttgagggggtggtggagggccagagagagagggagacagaggatccaaaagccagactcagggcttgaactcaggaaccgtgagatcatgacctgagctgaagtcagatgcttaaccaagtgaggcACTCGGGCGCCCCTGGCTCTcagtttaaaatgtttgaagGCTTAGGGTGCttgagtgactcagtcaattaagtgtctgactcttaatctcggctggcatcatgatctcgtggtttgtgggtttgagccccacattgggctccgcactaacagtgcggagcctgcttggaattctgtttctccctctctgcccctcccccactctctttctcaaaaataaataaataaacttaaaaaataataaaatgtggggcgcttgggtgactcagtcagttgaacgtctgactttggctcaggtcatgatctcatgggtcatgggttcaggccccgtgtcaggctctgtgttgatagctcggagcctggagcccgctttggagtctgtgcctctgcctctctctgcccctcccctgctgtgctctgtctctcaaaaatgaataaacgttaaaaaatgttttttaaaaataatgaaatgtttgaAGGCTCTTGCCACTGACCCGGAAATGTCCAGAATCCCAGTGATTGGTCCAGGGATGAGCGTGTGACCCAATTTGGACCAGTGGGATCTAGACCTGGGAATGCTGGGATCCTTGGGAAAGACCCTTTTCTGCTGGCAGAATAGCATCTTGAAATTTCTCAGGTCAGTCTTTGCTACCACTAAAGAAGAATCTgtctgaaaataaagaagagatgtAGAATCCTGGAGATAGCTTTTGAACCCCTGGATCCAGCCGTACCTGAAGCTCATGATTCATAGGCTTTCCCGTATCGAGCCAATGTAGTTGCCTTTTGCTTTTGGCTTAAGTTGTATTTCTGTCAGTTGTAAATACAAGTCCTAATGAATACAATAGATCTTAGGGGGGCACggatatgcatttttaaaaagcactttcagAGGCCTATCGGGCCACTGTCCACAATCCTAAACCCAGGCCCTGGCCCCACCCcatcaccttcccctccccttcctgggaCTCACCCAGTCTCTTGAGGGAGGAGTAGCGGTTGAGTTCAGATTTCACAGCGGCCTCATAGGACGGGGGCAGATGTGAGAGGTTGTGGAAGGACCGAGAGCAGGACAGCGTGGAGTAGTGCAAGGAGGGGCTGGGCGGCGGAGCGGCACGCCagtctggggcagaggggcaTGGCAGGGGTcagtccagcccctcctccctcagacccaggagtccaggctcccagccccttACGGAGTGGAAACCAGGGATTCTGGCCCCTCAGGGGTACTTGCTCCCCGACCTCAGGAGACAGGCTCAATGCTGGGGAAGCAGGTCACGTCACAGGAAGAGACGCAACTGGCACGTGCTCAGCACCTGCTGGGTGCCTGGCCGGAGGCTGGAGGGGCCGTCCACTCCACACATTTCCCCACAAACCCAGGCAGGAGAGAGATGagcctgggaaactgaggctagctTGGTCACCTGGCTGGACCGGGAGGTCAGGGCTCACAGGATCTCACACCTGCTCTATCCTGGGCACCCAGCTCAGGCTTAATacaggcagggaaggaaaggagcctTTGTCTTCCCCCCAACCCAGCCCCAGTCCCTACCCATCGTGGCGGCATGGTGCTTGGGGCTGTTGACGTTGAGGTGCAGGTAGTTGTGGTGCAGATTATCTGTGGGGACCAAGAAGGGAAGTGGTGTCACTGCCATCACCCACTCCCAGCTGGCACTGCTGTCCTGGTCTCATGGGAGGATTTCCACTCATGTCCACTGGGTTCCCAGCTCTGATCCCTCCTATCTCCTGAATCTCTGCTCTGACCTTCCTCACCCTTCTGGATCATCAAATCGGCTTCCTGGCCACTTGGCCAGCCCATCTTCCAGAtcagcacaccccccccccccgccttggtAGTACTCCTGACACccacacctgcccctgcccctatGCTGCTGGAGTCTCTTCCCACGGCTGACTGTCATCCACAGGACAAAATCTAAGCCGGGAATGGTGTTTGAGGCTTACTCGGCCCTAGCTGATGCCTTGCCTGAATGAGCCTAGCTCAGTCCTGCCACGGGGCCTTTGCAGATGCTATTATGCTGTTCTCTCTGACTTGaattccttcctccccttctttgaCTGAAGAACTACTCATCCCTCAAGATCCACCTCAAATGTCTCTTCCTTATATTACGATTCAAACCCATCTCTTCCCCTATACTTCTCACCCCCAGCTCAGGCCTTGTCCTGTATAGCCTGCATTACTACCCAGCCTCCTCCTGCACCTTCTTCCTCTCGTCTCTCCCCCTTCACATGAGTTCCAGAGAAATTCTTCCACTCACTTCTGACTTTGTTGCTCCCCTGTTCTAAAGTCCTCCATGGCTCCCATTGCCATCAGGACAAAGACAGAGCTCCTCAGCTCAGCCCGGTGCTCAGGTCCTTCCTGAGGTGTCTGCCCACCCTCTCCCTGGCCTCACAGACTATGCTTCAGAGGCTCAGACCTTGCCCTGCCCAGGTAGACCCCTCACCCTCCAGGCCACTGCTCAAACGGTATCCTGGGGGaagtcttcctcctcctcctcctcctcctcctcctcctcctcctccaaccaGACGAGACTCTTTTTAACCTGTTACAGCTCCCTGGACTTCTCCCTGGTGAACTCACCATAAAATACGAGAACAGCTCATATTTATATAGACCTTTTTTCTGTGCGAGGCACTGCTCTAAGCCTTCCATCGTTAGTTCATTTGAGCTTTGCAGTAACCCTATGCGGTGAGCGCCGCGACGCTGCTTGTTTTATGGCCGGGGGaagtgaggcccagaaaggtgaaATCGTGTCTTAGGTAGCCAGCggcagagccagggttcaaacccaggcagtgttCAGGACATTCTAATTCAATAGTTAGGTGCTTTCTTGTGTGTGTGGCTGTTAGGAGCTCTGACACTGGTTTTCTCAAGTGCAGGTGCCGAGAATGTCTACATTGAAATCACCGTGGCGTCCGTGGCACCCACCCAGGGGGTTCACGGGAGGGCAAGGAGGGGTCCTGATTCACAGCAGGGTCCCTCCAGCCTTGCCGGGAACTGGTCCGGTTCAGAGCAGGAAGAGGCTGGAGGGTGGGCTGGGGCGCGGGCGGGGCCTGGGCACCGGGGGTGGGGCTACCCGGGGAGGGCGGGGCTACAGGGCAGATGGGCGTGGTCAGAGGCCGCAGCGGCATTCCCGGCTCCCAGGTCCCACTCACCGAGATTGGAGGGCTTCACGGTGTTGTAGAGGGTCTTGGGCGTCCTCGGGGGCATGCTGTCGGGGCCCCCGACCCCCGGGGTCAAGGAGCTGCTTCGTGCCCGGTCCGGGCGGGTCCCAGGCCCAGCCTGATGCCTCAGAATGTCCACCAGAGCCCTAAAGGTGGCAGAGAGCCGGTCAGCGGcctggggacgggggtgggggcagggagagggaggccccagccttcttttccctccctgctctccccttTGGGGGAGTCGGTCATCTCGGCGGAGCTCCTCGTCTTTGGCCACGCCCATCGCTAATGTCCATCTGAGCACCGCCCGCCCCAAGGTTCCTCCGACCACATTTCTTGCTTGAAGCGCCCCTTCCCCGATTCGTTGGGACCCAGCCCCTTCTGTGGTCCTTCCCACACCGTcctccctgggcccccaccccaccctgaacCTGGGGCCTCCCTCCTGTTCCTTTAACAGCCTTCCCTTGGCGGTAAAGTGTGCCTCTTCCGTCCAGTTGTGCGGACCGAAACCCTGAGACTCGCCCCTGgctcctgcttctctttcttttcatgccCCTCAGCCATCTTGGACTTCCAAAATAAATCCCTAGCGGACCACTTGCCACCTGTGCTGCCCCCAGTGCCTCCTCTCATTGCTAGTGTCCTAAGGGGCCTCCCGCTTCCACCCTGGTCCCCTGCTGTCCCCAAAGACTCCTCTGGAACCATCAGATGGCTTCGTGCCTGAGCTCCGCGCCctccagaccccccccccccatcatcacTCTTAGAATAAACCTGCTTCCGCCCACTACTCCGCAGGCTCAGAGGCTCCGTCGCTGTCCCGCAAGTTCTACCAGGACGTTTATACGTGCTGTTCCCTCAGCCTGGAATACCCTTCCCACAAATACCCGTTTGACTTGCTTACTCTCCCCACCACTCACATTTAATGATAACGGCAGCCAGCGTTTATGGAGGGCTTACTATGTGCCCAGACTTGACATGAATCAACTCAGTTAATCCTCATTACAGTCTGACCTGGGATTGAAACCCAGTTCACCCAGCAGGGCAGGGACCTGGTTTGGTCCACAGCTGTATGCCCAGCTTTTGACCCACACACAGACGGTGCCCAGCAAATAGTTTGTTGGATGGATAAAGGCCCGAGCCTCTCCCGTCACTCAGCAGCCGGGCCGGTTCTGTCGCCCCTATTCTTGGGACCCCTTCGGTCTCCCTGGGTATCTGCTCCCGCGCTCGCTGTGGCTGCCTCCCGCGTCTCTGAGCAAGCCTGGTTCCCTGTAGCCCTGCCCTCTCCAGATGGCTCCACCCCTGAtagcccaggccccgcccccaggcgccctgccctAGGGTCCCAGCGCTCACACACCTGGGCACGTTGATCTCCCGGTGCGCCCTGGGCGCACGGGACGCCTTGCTGAAGGCCACTTTGGCGCCGACGCCCACGGCCAGGGCGAAGCTGATGACCCCGCACACCACGTAGGCCGTGCTGCCCCCGGGGCCCTCGCCCCCGCGCCCCCCtgcgccccccgcccggcccccttCCAGCCACCCGGCCTGGCCGGGCCCGGGCCCCCCGCCCGCACCCCCGGCACCCCCGACGCCCCCGGCCAGCGGCGGCGGCGTGGTGGCCCAGCGCGGCGTGTCGTAGTTGGAGCAGGACGCCTGTGCCAGGCGCATGTGGCGGTGCTCGCAGCAGAAGCGGTAATGGCAGGTGCCGCAGCAGAAGCGGTAGGAGCCGGTGCTGCAGTTGAAGGTGGCGTCGTACTGTCCCATGACATCGTAGTAGCCGTGGCAGAGCTCGGCCGGAGGGGGCGCCCGCGCCGCCGCGCCGGTCCCGCTCGCCGTGCTGGTCCTGGTGCCGTTGGCGCCCGGGCCCGCAGCGCCCCCGCCGCCCGTCAGCGCCCCGGTCAGGCGCCGCAGGTGCGCCAGCAGGGCGGGCAGCGGGCCCGGGGGCTCGGCGCTTGTGGTGTTGGACGGGCGCGCCCCGGCCTGGCGGGCGGTCGAGGCCAGGAGCAGGAGGGTCCCGAGCAGCAGGAGGGACGGCATGGGGCGCGCAGGAGGTCGGACCGGGCTGCCAGGCCGGGGGGCGAACCGAGGCTGCAGCGGGGGGCGAGAGAGAGATGGCCGGAGGTGCGGACATGTGGGGGTGGGTGGCCGGACGcgaggaggaaggcagaagaatgGCGAGAATCATGCCGCAGGGGACAGAAAGGATGCGTGGGGAGGGAGATGCCCGCGCGCCGAGTTAGCAGCCCCCCAGGGCAGTGGACGCGGGGGTGTTTGGGGAGGGGGCGGAACGGAAATACGCCCCGGACGCGCCGCAGGAGAATGGCCGTGATAATGGGCAGACGCCGGTAGGGTCAAAGCGAgcgatgggggggtggggattgggAAGGTCCGCGGAGATGTCAGACGGGCGCACAGAAGTAAAGGATGGGCAAAAACCAGAGGAAAGATGTGATGTGCGGAGAAGAAACCGGGGAGAGGAGCGAGCGAGCGACGGCAGGGGGAGCGtaagagggcggggggggggtgatatGGGGGCGTGGAGAGCGGGGGAGGAGG
This genomic window contains:
- the SHISA7 gene encoding protein shisa-7 isoform X2 → MPSLLLLGTLLLLASTARQAGARPSNTTSAEPPGPLPALLAHLRRLTGALTGGGGAAGPGANGTRTSTASGTGAAARAPPPAELCHGYYDVMGQYDATFNCSTGSYRFCCGTCHYRFCCEHRHMRLAQASCSNYDTPRWATTPPPLAGGVGGAGGAGGGPGPGQAGWLEGGRAGGAGGRGGEGPGGSTAYVVCGVISFALAVGVGAKVAFSKASRAPRAHREINVPRALVDILRHQAGPGTRPDRARSSSLTPGVGGPDSMPPRTPKTLYNTVKPSNLDWRAAPPPSPSLHYSTLSCSRSFHNLSHLPPSYEAAVKSELNRYSSLKRLAEKDLDEAYLKRRHLGEMPRGTLPLHTLRRPGTGGGYRMDAWGGPEELGLAPAPNPRRVMSQEHLLGDAGRARYEFTLPRARLVSQEHLLLSSPEPLRQSREHLLSPPRSPALPPEPAARAGLAASHSNLLLGPGGPPTPLHGLPPPPGLHPHHHHGLHGSPQPAWLSDAGGGGGTLARRPPFQRQGTLEQLQFIPGHHLPQHLRTASKNEVTV
- the SHISA7 gene encoding protein shisa-7 isoform X1; this translates as MPSLLLLGTLLLLASTARQAGARPSNTTSAEPPGPLPALLAHLRRLTGALTGGGGAAGPGANGTRTSTASGTGAAARAPPPAELCHGYYDVMGQYDATFNCSTGSYRFCCGTCHYRFCCEHRHMRLAQASCSNYDTPRWATTPPPLAGGVGGAGGAGGGPGPGQAGWLEGGRAGGAGGRGGEGPGGSTAYVVCGVISFALAVGVGAKVAFSKASRAPRAHREINVPRALVDILRHQAGPGTRPDRARSSSLTPGVGGPDSMPPRTPKTLYNTVKPSNLDNLHHNYLHLNVNSPKHHAATMDWRAAPPPSPSLHYSTLSCSRSFHNLSHLPPSYEAAVKSELNRYSSLKRLAEKDLDEAYLKRRHLGEMPRGTLPLHTLRRPGTGGGYRMDAWGGPEELGLAPAPNPRRVMSQEHLLGDAGRARYEFTLPRARLVSQEHLLLSSPEPLRQSREHLLSPPRSPALPPEPAARAGLAASHSNLLLGPGGPPTPLHGLPPPPGLHPHHHHGLHGSPQPAWLSDAGGGGGTLARRPPFQRQGTLEQLQFIPGHHLPQHLRTASKNEVTV